The following proteins are co-located in the Candidatus Auribacterota bacterium genome:
- the xerC gene encoding tyrosine recombinase XerC: MDTFSDHYFNYLRVEKNASPHTLDNYRRDIARFGRFLASKERGAPGALWRGVDRSLIRQYLTELNRVALSKSSIARALAALRSFYRFLCREGLIPANPFVGILTPKRQKTLPMFLDVETTRRLMEAADGQDLISLRDRAILEILYSTGMRVSELTSLDCAAIDLLGEVVRVRGKGKKERLAPLGRHAVQALSKYFRERGINPLRSGGTTGGIAFINKNGGRLTARSVRVLIQKYVRKLALSERVSPHTLRHSFATHLLDAGADLRSVQELLGHASLSTTQVYTHVTAERMKHVYEKAHPRA, translated from the coding sequence ATGGATACTTTTTCCGATCACTACTTTAATTATCTCCGCGTGGAGAAAAACGCGTCTCCCCACACGCTTGATAACTACCGCCGGGACATTGCGCGGTTTGGCAGATTTCTTGCCTCGAAGGAACGGGGCGCCCCCGGCGCGCTCTGGCGAGGAGTGGATCGCTCGCTCATCCGACAGTACCTCACCGAGCTCAATCGCGTCGCACTGTCCAAGTCGAGCATCGCGAGGGCCCTCGCGGCACTGCGCTCCTTCTACCGGTTCCTGTGCCGGGAGGGGCTCATCCCGGCAAATCCGTTCGTGGGCATCCTCACTCCCAAGCGGCAGAAAACGCTGCCCATGTTTCTTGACGTGGAGACCACCCGCCGGTTGATGGAGGCCGCGGACGGGCAGGATCTCATCTCGCTGCGAGACCGCGCAATTCTCGAGATACTCTACAGCACGGGGATGCGGGTGAGCGAGCTCACCTCGCTCGACTGCGCGGCCATAGACCTGCTCGGCGAAGTGGTCCGGGTCAGGGGGAAAGGGAAAAAGGAGAGGCTCGCGCCGCTGGGGAGACACGCGGTCCAGGCGCTGAGCAAATACTTTCGCGAACGCGGCATCAACCCGCTGAGATCGGGCGGCACCACCGGTGGAATCGCATTCATCAACAAGAACGGGGGCAGGCTCACCGCCAGGTCAGTCCGCGTCCTCATCCAGAAATACGTCAGGAAGCTCGCCCTTTCCGAGAGGGTGTCGCCCCACACCCTGAGGCACAGCTTCGCCACGCACCTGCTGGACGCGGGCGCGGACCTCCGGTCGGTGCAGGAGCTCCTCGGGCACGCGAGCCTTTCAACAACGCAGGTGTACACACACGTGACCGCGGAGCGGATGAAGCACGTCTATGAGAAGGCTCACCCGCGGGCGTGA